In Mytilus galloprovincialis chromosome 1, xbMytGall1.hap1.1, whole genome shotgun sequence, the following are encoded in one genomic region:
- the LOC143071781 gene encoding uncharacterized protein LOC143071781, producing the protein MARLDGDTPEERLEGVFAMVEDFHEKMNFLQVIMDKFYLTTSCRDAGTLYQLRNLINRRNVVTKVSKDYHADGEFIDLTTEAHVIAAALKHLEMNDMSSKCPKLPKGLHLADAHTQKHYIFQLCGQIVDKYFLNDIESSIDNLESGEDTNELHQQDDYVYSYATNFCKLGMLRKISILATRYGDGIRILRHWKYATLLYHQAHKTKYRLEGFLLMAGVNALYTPRQRHEVIHNRFINLRGGEGHNLDGDYVMELLNKYAKQRVKLLGPNHSAEVVERIGKTMMAINAIEENLHSQLKLAPVSAFHRTQKLDKDRKTLVKQLVDVNVFKKVPGREHSAIKQDKKDMFQSIDIKEFQTYIIQKKGEYALRKNAF; encoded by the exons ATGGCCAGACTAGATGGAGACACCCCAGAGGAAAGATTGGAAGGAGTTTTTGCAATGGTGGAAGATTTCCATGAAAAGATGAACTTTTTGCAG GTAATTATGGACAAGTTCTATTTGACTACAAGCTGTAGAGATGCTGGAACTCTATATCAGCTCCGAAATCTGATAAATAGACGAAATGTAGTTACCAAAGTTTCAAAGGATTACCATGCTGATGGTGAATTCATTGATTTAACAACAGAAGCCCATGTAATTGCTGCTGCTTTGAAGCATTTGGAAATGAATGATATGTCCAGTAAGTGTCCAAAACTGCCAAAAGGTTTGCACTTGGCAGATGCCCATACACAAAAACATTACATTTTCCAATTATGTGGACAAATtgtagataaatattttttaaatgacattgaaAGTTCGATTGATAATTTAGAATCAGGGGAAGACACCAACGAATTGCACCAACAGGATGATTATGTTTATAGTTATGCCACTAATTTCTGCAAGCTGGGAATGCTAAGGAAAATATCTATTTTAGCAACCAGATATGGAGATGGAATTAGGATTCTTCGACACTGGAAGTATGCCACACTTCTTTACCATCAGGCACATAAAACTAAATATCGTCTCGAAGGATTTCTTTTAATGGCAGGTGTTAATGCCTTGTACACCCCTAGGCAAAGGCATGAAGTTATCCATAACCGCTTCATTAACCTCAGGGGTGGAGAAGGTCACAACCTAGATGGCGACTATGTTATGGAACTTCTTAATAAATATGCTAAACAAAGAGTAAAGTTACTCGGTCCAAACCATTCAGCAGAAGTGGTAGAAAGAATCGGGAAAACTATGATGGCAATAAATGCCATAGAAGAAAATTTACATTCCCAATTAAAACTTGCACCAGTATCTGCTTTTCACCGTACACAAAAGCTTGACAAAGATAGAAAAACTTTGGTGAAACAGCTGGTAGATGTGAATGTCTTCAAGAAAGTACCAGGAAGGGAGCATTCTGCAATTAAACAAGACAAAAAAGATATGTTTCAAAGTATTGACATTAAGGAATTTCAAACATACATCATCCAAAAAAAGGGAGAGTATGCCTTGCGCAAAAATGCATTTTAA